Proteins found in one Ptychodera flava strain L36383 chromosome 3, AS_Pfla_20210202, whole genome shotgun sequence genomic segment:
- the LOC139125603 gene encoding peptidyl-prolyl cis-trans isomerase 6-like isoform X1, protein MKLLFFMSILFVLTSLLVSTSAWYLSKLRKVTQKQTHVEIASWYEVIFDIEIDGRKQGRIVIGLFGETVPKTVEIFTELAKAKEGEGYKGSKFSSAISPYYITGGIITIDDGIKDGSIYRGLPNDENFALKHYSIGYVSVANSADSEDNGTEFVIYNTLSNFRDGNYVVFGKVLKGLNVIGKIAGNCGGTRSKDCVIADSEVVEVDEPFIAPV, encoded by the exons ATGAAATTGCTTTTCTTTATGTCGATTCTGTTTGTATTAACAAGCCTGCTTGTTTCCACATCTGCATGGTACTTGAGCAAGCTTCGTAAAGTCACACAAAAG caAACACACGTAGAGATTGCTTCATGGTACGAG GTCATATTTGACATAGAGATCGATGGTAGGAAACAAGGGCGGATTGTCATCGGTTTGTTTGGCGAAACTGTCCCCAAAACTGTGGAGATTTTTACCGAACTTGCCAAGGCAAAG GAAGGCGAAGGCTACAAAGGCAGCAAGTTTTCAAGTGCCATTTCACCTTACTATATTACAGGAGGAATTATCACCATAGATGATGGAATAAAAG ACGGGAGTATTTACAGGGGACTACCCAACGATGAAAACTTCGCTCTGAAGCATTATAGCATTGGCTATGTAAGTGTGGCTAATTCTGCCGACAGTGAAGACAATGGGACTGAATTTGTCATCTACAATaccctttcaaattttcgtgATGGAAATTATGTCGTCTTCGGAAAAGTACTAAAAGGATTG AATGTCATTGGCAAAATAGCCGGTAACTGTGGAGGTACCCGAAGCAAAGATTGCGTGATTGCAGACTCTGAGGTTGTTGAAGTTGATGAACCTTTCATCGCTCCTGTATAG
- the LOC139125603 gene encoding peptidyl-prolyl cis-trans isomerase 6-like isoform X2, protein MKLLFFMSILFVLTSLLVSTSAWYLSKLRKVTQKVIFDIEIDGRKQGRIVIGLFGETVPKTVEIFTELAKAKEGEGYKGSKFSSAISPYYITGGIITIDDGIKDGSIYRGLPNDENFALKHYSIGYVSVANSADSEDNGTEFVIYNTLSNFRDGNYVVFGKVLKGLNVIGKIAGNCGGTRSKDCVIADSEVVEVDEPFIAPV, encoded by the exons ATGAAATTGCTTTTCTTTATGTCGATTCTGTTTGTATTAACAAGCCTGCTTGTTTCCACATCTGCATGGTACTTGAGCAAGCTTCGTAAAGTCACACAAAAG GTCATATTTGACATAGAGATCGATGGTAGGAAACAAGGGCGGATTGTCATCGGTTTGTTTGGCGAAACTGTCCCCAAAACTGTGGAGATTTTTACCGAACTTGCCAAGGCAAAG GAAGGCGAAGGCTACAAAGGCAGCAAGTTTTCAAGTGCCATTTCACCTTACTATATTACAGGAGGAATTATCACCATAGATGATGGAATAAAAG ACGGGAGTATTTACAGGGGACTACCCAACGATGAAAACTTCGCTCTGAAGCATTATAGCATTGGCTATGTAAGTGTGGCTAATTCTGCCGACAGTGAAGACAATGGGACTGAATTTGTCATCTACAATaccctttcaaattttcgtgATGGAAATTATGTCGTCTTCGGAAAAGTACTAAAAGGATTG AATGTCATTGGCAAAATAGCCGGTAACTGTGGAGGTACCCGAAGCAAAGATTGCGTGATTGCAGACTCTGAGGTTGTTGAAGTTGATGAACCTTTCATCGCTCCTGTATAG
- the LOC139129775 gene encoding peptidyl-prolyl cis-trans isomerase 5-like produces the protein MNQSEYTECDNIQRSASCAHLVTKCPPLHLSLGRNMKLLAITSVLFGLTNLIISTSAWDSSKQPKVTQKVLFDIEINGRKRGRIVIGLFGETVPKTVEIFAELAKAKEGEGYKGSKVFRAFNPYCITGGIISRDNGIQDWSAYGRLPNDENFALMKYSAGYVSFANSAESKASGTEFVINYSNLIPCQFGKNVVFGKVLEGMNVVTMIASMCRENRRIDCVIADSEIVEVDEPFMAPV, from the exons ATGAACCAATCAGAGTACACAGAATGTGACAATATTCAACGATCTGCCAGTTGTGCTCATTTGGTTACGAAGTGTCCTCCGTTGCATCTTTCCCTGGGCCGAAACATGAAATTGCTTGCTATAACGTCGGTTCTGTTCGGGTTGACAAACCTCATTATTTCCACATCCGCATGGGACTCGAGCAAACAACCTAAAGTTACACAAAAG GTCTTATTTGACATAGAGATCAATGGTCGGAAAAGAGGTCGTATTGTCATCGGCTTGTTTGGCGAAACTGTCCCCAAAACTGTCGAGATTTTTGCTGAGCTTGCCAAGGCAAAG GAAGGCGAAGGCTACAAAGGAAGCAAAGTTTTCCGTGCATTTAATCCTTACTGTATTACGGGAGGAATTATCTCCAGAGACAATGGAATACAAG ACTGGAGTGCTTACGGGAGACTACCAAACGACGAAAACTTCGCTTTGATGAAGTATTCTGCTGGCTATGTGAGTTTTGCAAATTCTGCTGAAAGCAAAGCCAGTGGGACTGAATTTGTCATCAATTATTCGAATTTAATACCTTGCCAATTTGGAAAAAATGTCGTCTTTGGAAAGGTACTTGAAGGAATG AATGTTGTTACCATGATAGCATCAATGTGTCGAGAAAACCGAAGAATCGATTGCGTGATTGcagactctgagattgttgAAGTTGATGAACCTTTCATGGCTCCTGTATAG
- the LOC139125622 gene encoding peptidyl-prolyl cis-trans isomerase 5-like: MKLLVAMSILFVFTNLLVSTSTWKLISKLPKVTQKVLFDIEIDGQKKGRIVIGLFGETVPKTVEIFAKLAKAKEGEGYKGSKVSRGVDDPYCIREE; the protein is encoded by the exons ATGAAATTGCTTGTCGCAATGTCGATCCTGTTCGTGTTTACAAACCTGCTCGTTTCCACATCTACATGGAAGTTAATAAGCAAACTACCTAAAGTCACACAAAAG GTCTTATTTGACATAGAGATCGATGGTCAGAAAAAAGGTCGTATTGTCATCGGCTTGTTTGGCGAAACTGTCCCCAAAACTGTGGAGATTTTTGCCAAGCTTGCCAAGGCAAAG GAAGGCGAAGGCTACAAAGGAAGCAAAGTTTCCCGTGGAGTTGATGATCCTTACTGTATAAGGGAGGAATAA